A window of Streptomyces sp. SAI-127 contains these coding sequences:
- a CDS encoding carboxymuconolactone decarboxylase family protein, which yields MSTTSDTPVLDTLAAMTVDSIERCGLAPDMLILTRIAALAASDAPPISYAAHIDPALKAGLTAEKLQDVLVAVAPIVGTARVMTAAGNIATALGIAIAVADAQIEAQG from the coding sequence ATGTCCACTACATCCGACACCCCTGTCCTGGACACCCTCGCCGCCATGACGGTCGACTCGATCGAACGATGCGGGCTGGCCCCGGACATGCTCATACTCACGCGCATCGCGGCACTCGCCGCCTCGGACGCCCCGCCGATCTCCTACGCGGCCCATATCGACCCCGCCCTCAAGGCCGGACTGACCGCCGAAAAGCTGCAGGACGTTCTGGTAGCCGTCGCACCCATCGTGGGCACCGCCCGCGTCATGACGGCAGCAGGCAACATCGCCACGGCACTCGGCATCGCCATCGCCGTCGCCGATGCCCAGATCGAGGCCCAGGGCTGA